ACCTTACAAACAGGTTTTTTAAGAATGAGTTAGACTCAATTTCAACATCGTATCAAAGTCTATCAATTAGGCAACCCATCATTTGTTTACTCGCATCAAGCCCAATAGCACTGAGCGTAACCTTACAAGCCGATAAAACTCTTGATAAACCCAACTGGTCTCACATTGAATAAATAGAACTATTGATAACCGATTTTATAAAAGACGAGTTAGGCCTAATTTCAACATCTTCAACGCAAGGGCATCACAATGACCAATTTTACAAGCATAACTTTGGATCCATGCGCGACCTTTGTCCTCATTTGCAGGTTGACCTTTTTCATATGATTTCCATTGTCAATTCTTTTGCCTATTGTAAAATAGGACTTGTTGGGTGGGCAGGTTGttgaaaacattacaaaaatgaTATACTTATAAGGAATTAAGGACCAACAAGTTATTTAACTCTTATTTTAATTGtcataaattttaatttcttcttttagtactattatttataaaaaaaaaatgatatagtCTATCAAGTATAATTAGAAATGAGAAAAATAGCAAAATATGGATTAAAGTAGAACTAAGCATGTTATTGTTATTATGCATAATCAAACATGTACAGTAACATGCTTGTCTTTAACACTCACTTTCTCGCAAATACATTACCGATGTATGTAGTAGTAGATCATATGTTTTCAGATATTAACTAGAAAATTTAACAAAGTAataaatgtaagttaatagtaCTAATTGTTTCCTTAATGTCTAAGTAATTGAAATCATGTCATAAATATTCTAACTGTAACGCAAAGCACTTTTCATTGCTGTACACCAGAAAAGTCAGCTTCAAATTTTCcatttggattaaattttaaCTTACCTGAGCCAATAGGATACCTGAAAACTTTGACACTTGTGTTCTTCCATTGGTAGACTTGCTTTGTTTACTCATGTACAATTTATAAGCACTTTTGAATCTTCAGGATAAGTGAACTTTTTCTTTCAGATTGTACCTGATAACAATAGCAAATTCCAAGTACTTTATCACCTTTACAAAATCTACATAAAGTGATTTATGTAATTTTGCATTCTGTTGATCATACTTGAGataataatattcattgaaCTTTATGATCACTACCATGTATGGACAGAGTATTATCTATCAACAAAAGAGCTTTTActttctcaaaaaacaaaaaaaagatgtCTTACTTTCTCTTGTCTTGGTTGAATAGACCATGTGGATCAGAAAGAAAAGAGTGCTGGAAAGCATTGACTATGCATCATATTTATCTATTATTACAAATCGAAACACTAATAAAGCCGTTCTGATATAGACTTAAGCACAATTAGTCGAAATCTATGATTATCTACTTGTGGCTAAGTTACACAATAGAATAGTGTTAAGTACATACAAGTGGCCGGTTGCACCGCCACATTTATTCTAACATCCTTGTCTCACCATTGTTTTCAAGATGTGTTGCTCTATCCGTCCAGTGCTTTGTGCCTTTGTACCGTCGCTCCAATATCACGCTCCAATAGGCCTACACTGCCACCAGCACGACAATCGTGTATCACACCAAGACCGACTGCCTGGAGTAACTTTGCTGCAACGGCATGCTAGTATAGTTCCAATTTCCAAGCATTTTTGTAGCCATAGACAAACATCCAAATTCTGAAACCTAAATTGCTTCTCATTATAAAAACCAAACATAGAAAAATATGGTAAAGTTAACCACATTTGATCATTGCAAACGCAAGTTTGAGGTTCCAACCAAGGAACCAAACAAGCACTAAAACAACTCATCTATTACTGCACAACATTATATTACTTTGTATGTACACACATTAAACAATACATAGACAACTTATTTCATATTTGAGACTTTGAGTGACCTGTGATTAACAACTATTGACAAATCATCTTCACACCTAAAAGTCTAAAATTCCGTGCTCCCAtgtcaaaagaagaagaaaaaaactcaaaagtaaCATGATCATCTCAATGTTGAACCTGTGTCTCTGTATGTATCTTGGAATATAGTACACTATTTGTTCTGAACACGAGCAATAAGTCCAATCCACACCCCAAGACATAAGAAAAAGCCATAATCAAATACACAAGCATGAAACAATGTGCTCCGATGCAAGAATTTTCACTTCGTGGCACACTAGTGGCTTCAAGATCATAAAGATAACCAGCAATGAGATCAGAAAAGAGGAATGAACCAATAGAAAGGTTGAGAATGAGGATGTTTTATAATGAACCATGTTATTTGAGTCCAAATAGTTCTGAACCTGCTGATTGTGTAAATAGTAAGACGAACTCCATAGCATATACCAACTAACATCAAACCAATGTATAGGAATCATGATAAGGCCATAGCTAAtgcattgtaaccaaaaaacatCAGAATTTGAGAAGCTGCATTCCAAACTAGTCTTGGCATGCCTGATTTTCTGCAATATAAATTTAACATTTCAAGGTCAATAAATTGGTAGAATAGCCATCCCAgttcaaaagaaaacaattacaaAGAACACAAACAGAGAACATGCGATATTCGGTCACATATTCAACCAATTGTGCCTACGTCTCCGACCATAGAGCGGCCACACCACAGTTCTCATATTGAAGCTAAGGGTTTACAAATGACAACTTGTGTTTAAATACCACAGTCTAGTTTAAAACCAGCTAGATTGACATACCCAGTTGTCAGTAAACTATGAATCATCCGTAACATAAATTGCAAAGAATCAATGTTAAATGAAACTGACGTGGCTGCAGTTACAGAGACATAAAAATATTGACTCAAAGCTCCGATTGTGATCAcatatcttattattttatttttttaaaattattataaagaatcaattttaaatgcAGCTAATGTGGCTTAAACTGTAATCGCGGAAAAGAAGGTACTGTAATCGCATACcttctttttaagaaaataaccATGTCTATAAAGAATCAATTCTAAATGCAGCAAATGCGGCCTAACTTACAATTGCAGAGACATCAAAAACTTTGAGTCATAGCTCATGTTGCAATCgcatatctatttattttttaaaactataattataataactaattaAGAAGTCATATATAtgagaattgaagaaacagtagTGACTAGTGAGTAAACCTGATGTAGTATTCGAAGAGCGGACCAGAAAGAATGCGCCCAAAGAAATCCCAAATGCTAATCAAAGAAATGAACAAAGAAACACCATGGTAACCAAGTGCTAATCATTAGTTCCATCTTATTGATAACACATAGTCCTGATTTccaattctgaaaattaaattgatcctcattataaaaatcaaacatcATAAATATATGGTGAAACTACGTTTGCCATTGCAAACTCAAGTTTGAGCTTCCCACAATAGAGCCAAACAagcataaaaacaactcatgtATTACTTCTTATATACATTAACGATACATACACAACTTTTTTCAAATTCACGTGACCTTTGATTAACACACATTGGAAATCATCTTCTAACTAAGCTATAAAactcttctaaaaaaattccTAAGTCTATGCGAAAAAAAGTCCAGAAACACCATCATCTCAGTGTTGAACTTGAGAATTGACAAGATTTCTCTCTGTATGTATCTTGGAATATACATTCTTTGTTCTAAATGCAAGAAACAGGTCTAATCCACACCCCAATACACAAGCGAAAGCCATAATCACATACACAAGCATGAAACAATGTGCTCCACTGCAAGTGTTTCCGCCTCCTGGCACACTGGTGGCTTCAATATCATAAAGGTAGCCGGCAATGAGACCAGAAAAGATGAATGAACCGATAGGAAGGTTGAGAATGAGGATGTTGTATAATAAACCATAGTATTTGAGACCAAATAGTTCTGAAGCTGCTGCTGGTGTTATAGTAAGACGAACTCCGTAACATATTCCTACTAAGATTGAACCAATGTATAGTGACCCTGGTAAGGCCATTGCCAATGCAATGTAACCAAAAAACATCAGAATTTGAGATGCTGCATTCCAAACTAACCTTGGCATGCCTGATTTTCTGCCATATAAAATTAACATTCAAGGTCAGTAAATTGGAGCTTCTAAAAGGTTTTAAAACGCGGTCACCTAGCActattaaaaaaaccaaaaattgaaCTTAACcgaatagaagaagaaaaaaactgtGAATGAGAGTTCATGAAGGTTCAATTTGGATCGGTTCAATTAGTGAACTATCCGTCacagtttggtttttttttcttctttctaaacAGTTCTAATATAAaaacttgttttctttttcaactgTCCTAATTATATGTTAATAAAAGCAATTCAATACAGTTTGAATTGAAAAAGTAAAGTTCAATTTTTTGTAAAAGTCGTTTTAGTTGGGTTCAGAACTATAGAATCCATGCACAAAGCCTTTAACATAATTTCGGTTCAGTTTTATCAACTCTTATATGGGAATTGAACAAACAGCAGTGACTAGGGAGCAAACCTGATGTAGTATTCAGAGAGTGATCCAGAAAGAATGCGTCCAAAGAAACCCCAAATGcttatgaatgaaatgaacaAAGAAACATCATGGTAACCAAGTGCCTGTCCCATTTGTCCCAAGTTATTCATCACACATAGTCCTGTTCCCACACCACATAGAAATGATACAAACAAAACCCAAAAATCAATAGTTTTAACCATTTCAATGATTGTATGCTCTTCACCTATCACCGGTTTTCTTTTAATCTCAACTTCCTCTTCCTTGGTGCGTgtctcttccttttcttctgAAACCTTTTGTGCCAACAAAGGTTCATGAACCTCTTTTTCTTTGTCAACACTAGGCCTAGTTTTGAATACGACCAAATATAAAGGAACAAGAAGTGGCATAGCTAATAGGATCAAAAGTCCTACTGTGAAAACCAATGAAATAACATGTTTATGAGGTCCAGAGATATCAAATGCCAAGAGATAAACAGCTACTGTAACTGCAATCAAGTTAAACACATTGAAGAACTGcgtctctttattttcttctgtGGAAGTTGAAGCTGGTGGAGTTTCATGAAGGAAAATAGCAGCAATGAGACAAATGATGGCAGGAACAATTGTGAGCATTAATAGAAACTTCGATGGGTCTGAGGAAAATAAAGCTGTGCATATGTCAGTGAAGATTGCTGTGCTGAGTCCTACATAACCCTTTAGAATGCCGGAAATTGGACCACGATTTTTTGGAAAGTTTCTCATGCAAGTTACAAGTACTGCTGTGTTCATCCATGTGCTGCTGTTTCCACCCATACACAAGAATATACACATCTGCAAAATAGTTccaaagtaataaaataaattggttTTTTCCTTCTTGAAATGTTGTATTCATCCAACACCCTGTCTAAATATTATATACTACTTAATTAAacatttctataacaaaagatattataaagtgcttatgtatagagatatttctataacaaaagataaaattacgTGAAATTGCTTTCatataagctatcttggagaacttataaaataaattgaatacaGCTTATGGACTAATCATAAGTTATTTCCCTAAGCTCTCCAAAACAGTTTCACCAGCTcttatgctagtagataagATCAAATAAGTAAATCCAAACAAGCCTAAAAATTATCAGGGTTCGTTTTCCTTAGGAACCGGAGAGTTGAGACAAAAAAGAACTACACGTAGACTTTTGGCTTAAAATTATAGATTAAATTTGTATGTACTATGTTAGTATATAGTTTCTTTAAACTATTATAATCTTTGGttcatgaaaaatattaaagtgTATACCAAgctttgctctggctttaaattGGGCTCCAACAAGTGGGTGGTGGGATTGGTCACTTCGAATTAGTCTATTCTTGGAtcagataccgagttttcaaaaaaaacaatttagtcATGCACAACATATTTGTGAATGCCAGGTTGAAAATGTAAGTTTTTTATAAGAATGCACAAGAATGTTATGTTTACCAGCCAATAAGGAAGAGGGGCTATTCTTTGGCTAACAACAAGCCATTGAGCTCCATAACCAATGAATCCCATAATAGCACCAATGATAAGAATAGCTGAAGTTGGCCAACGATCAGAAACAAGACCTGATAAAATACCAAAAGCTTTGCCAACATCTTTAGCAACAGAGAGATCATTAAGCTGCATCTGAGTTAGAGCCATTAGAGACTTTAACACATCTGAATAGTTTGCAAATGTATAATTGTTTCCACATATTGCTTGAACCCATATGGCTGTCACAAATCCTAGCCATTTTTCAGCTGCAAAATTATTATTAGAGAATAACAACATAGTGATTAATTAGAACAAATAAATTACTATGAACAATTTGAAGGTTAAGAGAACATATATGACTTTGCTTGGTGTTACATACTCTTGCTATTTATATGTTCCCTTTCTTTATGAATTATTTGACACATGGTGGTGTTACTATCACCAATGACAAATCTTATGCCACTTAGGCatatttttttggagtgatAATTGATGGTGATTGGTGGCGTGATTGctcttaaaattaattaattaatgcaaCAAGTCAGATAATGAACATGGTTTTGCAATTCTGTGTGGTGCATAACAAACACAAGTGgactttttctcttttaggccaattttcaaattcaaatatttaacacaTGTTGCAACCTTAGAGAGATCAATGAACTgtatataaattgttttaattatttgggTCTATATGAAAGTTGGatgtataaaataatatagGTCGTTATttgcaaatataatatttaaaatgtcGTTATTAACCATATCAACAACTCCGCTCGTAGAATCAAACAAGATGCAAAGTTGCCTGTATTGACACGTTAAAGTGTGTTCTAGTTTGGATTAAGAACCGATGCAAACATTTCATGACTTAACAAGTTAgtcatctaatttttttatttttttatttttattttttttaatgattagtCTTTTACgtcataaaatatttgcatcATTATTCTCTTTTCATTAAACTCTATTAAAAAGTGTTCATATGGTCGTTTAATGCTAAGTTGATAAGTTGAGTTTTACCACTctaaaaattatgatttatagGTGTATTATTCAGTCTtggtttgaaatgaaattgatcgattacttgatttataatgttgttattgataatatatttatttgtaaaattaagTGTGAATTAggaaacaagaagaaaaaacacaTGTAAGTAATTATGTTTGATGTCATAAACACTTTTTGAACATATTACCTCAATCTTAAGCAATCACATAAATactttttaacaaaattgaacgaaaaaaaaaggataacaatAGTAAACATAAccaatttgttacattttttttaaaagaataaaaaaggtgcgaaaaaacaataatcaaaaccaaaataaaattaaaatatagattTAACCCGCCAAAGTCTTTCCTTCTAAAACCCTCCAAAATTCAACTCACAAGTACACctattcaatcttttttttatccTGTTATATCATAGGATATGTCTGTCAACCTACTATTTGTTAAAATGTTATTAACTTATTATACTTATAGTATAGCCAAACTAATACTAGTAGGAAAATCGTAATCAACAAACCGTGCACGTCCTTCTCAAACAACTAGCTACAGCAGCACACCATAATACCATTACCAGTAGTATTTAGCCATTTTATTCATTATGCTTTTTATATTCTAAGGAGATCATTTTCGAGTCATAAACCAAGCAACAGAGACACCAgatttcaaaccaaaccaacaTGCTGCTTACATATAAATAAACTTACATTTATTGTGTTTTTCATATACTTCAACTGAACTTAAATGCTTTAGTAAAAatcacttttcatttttcatttttcaacatTTGCATTTAAGATTAACTAGCTTGCAAGTTACAAACCATATACAACAATGGCTGCTGTTTCAGCAAACTTGTTACCTCGTTGTTTGgcgttttttcttcttcttgtttttgtCTTGTGTAGCTCAGGAGCAAAGGTTGTCACCATTGATGTACACGCAGCCAAGAATCTCATCCAGACCGGTCACATTTATCTTGATGTTAGGTAAACCTacaatttttttgtctctttgagatttgttgattttttttgtttgatataaacaaacaaaagaatcaACAAATCGAGAAAATGATCTCTTTATCACAACTTTCCCGTAGATAAAGATTTGATACGGTCCACCACCTCTAAGCAAAATATATCATATCGTAGTTAGTCAAATTAGATGAGACACTTTCTTGTCTTTCTTCCCTTTGGATAAAGAATTAAAAACTGCatgtttttatataataaaaaaatggcatatagattaaaacaaaattctaGTTAAttaaagactaaaaacatattgaatTCAAAGCTAAATCTAAATCTTTTGGTGATTTGTAGGACGGTGGAAGAGTTTGAGAAAGGGCATGTAGATGCAACTAAGATCATTAATATTCCATACCTGTTGGATACACCCAAGGGTAACAAACTTTTCAAGCTCTCATACTTATAATAAGATAATTATAAATATGTCTTTATTTACCAAAATGTTAAGATTATTACAAATTTCATGGTAAATTTTTGTAAAGCAGGCAGGGTGAAGAACCTGAATTTTGTAAAGCAGGTTTCATCATCTTGCGACAAAGAAGATTGTCTCGTTGTGGTAactatcatcaatttttttggtaggttatttacattttctaattattttgcttacaaataaaaaaaatatatacaatttcAGGGTTGCCAAAGTGGGAAGAGATCTTTTTCTGCAACTTCTGAACTTCTAGCTGATGTAAGTCATGTTTCAAGAAATTGAAACAAATTTCATCCCTCATTTAATAAAGTTTTTTCATATATGAAATTTTAGTCATTCGTTTCATACTTACTTTTAATAATTaagtttcaaattcaaattatgtAATGTAGTGGTTTATTGTGCTTCCTTTATTGAATTGATAGGGTTTTAAGAATGTGCACAACATGGGAGGAGGTTATATGGAATGGGTTAGTAACAAGCTTCCAGTGATACAACAGTAGCCAAAGAAGAACAATAATAAGTTCTTATTGATATGATcatccattttttgtttttaaatggtTTCATCATGGAGAATGAGATACCACATTTGTAATAATGTAACAACTTTAAGAGAGTTTATAGATTTTACTTATTAAATACATGTTTTAAAAGAGGGCAACATGTTGCTATTTATAACCTATTCCAAGAATGCACACCAGTGATCTTATAGTTAATTATTTTGTCCAACTTGAATAAAAGATGGTTTAATGTCACAGTTTATTTGTACTGATAGAGCCAATAGATATGTTATTGTGCATCATTAGTTGAAATTGCCAAATCATCACTTTAATTgtattgaaataattaaatcatgGCTATTCCAAGTTATCGAAAAACTTATCCTTTCATGTATCAAGCAATAGTATTCTGATACTGCTAGAAATCAAATCGACTGATCATATAGCTACTGGATTAAATTATACAGTTGTACACAACCTGcgtgtctaaaaaaaaaacaggtacGATATGATTAATTTCTGACATTGGGTCAATGTGTCTAATTCTTCTTCAATCAATACCAAAGCAATAGATGAGctttacatttattttaggGATGTTATTTAAATATCGAAAAGTTGACAACATATTTCACaatgtataaaaataaattgtttatactccttccgttcctttttaagtgtcattttttgagaaattttttgttcatatttaactgtcattttcgaagttcaatgcaacattaaatgttgttttaccaatattgtccttagttatttattgcggagagagaaatatatgaaatgagatattaaatgaataaggtcattatagtaaaagtatagtttattgcatcaaaagtagtatcaattgttgattgtcttgatttgtgtaaaatgtcaaaatgtgataattaaaaaggaacggaggtagtagttATTAACttaacttgaaaaaaaaagttaaaataatgaGATTGTATCTAATAAATATGGTGTTTgcacttgaaaaaaaataaaaaaatatggtgttCGATTCCTTTTCTACacatgattgagattttataaACTAAACTTATGTTTGGTGTCACAGTGGTAATCgcaatgattttttaaaagctACATTTTGTAACTTCTGTAAAATCATGTAAATCATTGTAATTTTAGATACTCACCGTAATACCAAA
Above is a genomic segment from Medicago truncatula cultivar Jemalong A17 chromosome 5, MtrunA17r5.0-ANR, whole genome shotgun sequence containing:
- the LOC11430268 gene encoding protein NUCLEAR FUSION DEFECTIVE 4, encoding MLLFSNNNFAAEKWLGFVTAIWVQAICGNNYTFANYSDVLKSLMALTQMQLNDLSVAKDVGKAFGILSGLVSDRWPTSAILIIGAIMGFIGYGAQWLVVSQRIAPLPYWLMCIFLCMGGNSSTWMNTAVLVTCMRNFPKNRGPISGILKGYVGLSTAIFTDICTALFSSDPSKFLLMLTIVPAIICLIAAIFLHETPPASTSTEENKETQFFNVFNLIAVTVAVYLLAFDISGPHKHVISLVFTVGLLILLAMPLLVPLYLVVFKTRPSVDKEKEVHEPLLAQKVSEEKEETRTKEEEVEIKRKPVIGEEHTIIEMVKTIDFWVLFVSFLCGVGTGLCVMNNLGQMGQALGYHDVSLFISFISIWGFFGRILSGSLSEYYIRKSGMPRLVWNAASQILMFFGYIALAMALPGSLYIGSILVGICYGVRLTITPAAASELFGLKYYGLLYNILILNLPIGSFIFSGLIAGYLYDIEATSVPGGGNTCSGAHCFMLVYVIMAFACVLGCGLDLFLAFRTKNVYSKIHTERNLVNSQVQH
- the LOC11429398 gene encoding thiosulfate sulfurtransferase 18, whose product is MAAVSANLLPRCLAFFLLLVFVLCSSGAKVVTIDVHAAKNLIQTGHIYLDVRTVEEFEKGHVDATKIINIPYLLDTPKGRVKNLNFVKQVSSSCDKEDCLVVGCQSGKRSFSATSELLADGFKNVHNMGGGYMEWVSNKLPVIQQ